Part of the Erinaceus europaeus chromosome 5, mEriEur2.1, whole genome shotgun sequence genome is shown below.
ctgtgactgagtgtgtgtgagtgagagtgtgtgagtgagagtgtgaatgtgtgtgactgtatgactgagtgtgtgtgtgtgagtgtgagtgcgtCTGTGCCTGTGTGTTCGCGCTGTGGTAGCCGCAGCAGCTGGGTCTCTACTGCCTCAAGCCGTGGCGTGTATGGTGCCACTGGCTGTGTCTGCTTAGGGACGAGACCCACCTTGCAGGCTCCCCCTGGGGTGGTGAGCGGACAGGCCCTTGGGACCGGGGGCTGCGCGTGGAGGGGCTCGGCCTCCTGGTCTGGCCGAGAAAGCCTTGTGCGCGGAGGCAGGAAGGGGAACCGGGCGGGACCTGCCGGCGTCTCCCCCTCAGAGAACCCTCGGGTGACTGTCTCGGGCACCCTGACGATGGGTTTCTGGTGAGAGGAACGGACACCTTTGCGGATGGCCAGGTGGCTCCTGGGCACGCAAGGAACCAGCAGTCCAGAGAGCAGTAGAAATGAATCTTTATTTGTAAAAAGTTACAAAATGATATTGTACAAAAATAAAGTGTGTAGAGACTTTGGCTGTAGAGAAGAAATGACCAGGACAGATGAGGGAAGTCGGGGCTTGCAAAGAAGTGCGCACTCCTGGAACAGATGGGCTGGGACGGCAATCACAGACTTTACCCTCTCTGTGCATCTGCTGGGGCCCCTCGCTTCGACTCAGCCCTGCAGGCATGTGGAGCTGAAGCAGGGAGCGGCGTCCACACCAAGCCGGGCGGACGGGCCCTGGGCTGCATCCTGCGCACTGTGTGAGTGAGCGGACAGCTCCGTGCCTCGAACCCTCTGCTTTCCAGGACAGTGGGGCAGGGCCCCTTCTTCCATTTCCACATCGCAGAGGTAGGGCAGGGGGACAGAGGGGCTGCATGACTGGAGAATGTGGGCAGGGGGGCTCTGGTAACTGCTGCCTCTTGTTACATCAACGTGACCGTGAAGCCCACTAGGCCACTCATCGAGTTACTGGACCTCATTGTTTTGGTCTGATGACCACCAAGGTGGCCACAGATTAGCTCCTTGATAAAAAAATAAGCCCCTATTCGTGAAGAAGCTACCGAGCGCTAAGCAGGACCCGGGCACCGGGCACACGCCCGCCTGGCTGCAGCTCCCCAGCCTGTGCCCCCGGGCCtccccacagccacagccacagccacagcggTGGCGTCCTCGGGCCAGACGCGGCTTCCTTGTCCCTCCACCTGGGCCGCCTTCCTGGGAGGGACGGACTGAGCACACAAACAgccaccaccacaccaccacgGCAGGCCGGCCGCACTAAGAACGGGCTGCAGGAGAAGTGAGTGCTCCGCCCGGTGGGCCCCGGGAGGATGGAGGAGGGTCCCGAGGGCAGGACCCGGCTACCTGGCAGGATGCCGCCGCTCGCTTTTACACCCACACTGAGTCTGGGACTCCATTCTCGAGGAGCTTCAGCTTTCCTGTCTCTGACCCACACAGGAGGGAGAAACAGCTGTGCAGCGGGGAGGCGGTGGCTCCTGCCCATCACTCCCCCTCCCGGGGCCTGTCCTGCGTGCTCTCACTCCTTGGGGAAACGATACTGAACATAGGAAGAAGAGCCGGGACTCTGGGCAGTTAGCTGGGGCTCTTCTTtacaaagggaaagaaagtgatttttgtttgtttttgctgagcagaatatccttttcttttctttctttctttctttctttctttctttctttctttttttttagtactttggAAAGCATGGACCCTTGCTCCCAATTAAAATGTCCTTTGCCATCTTTCTTTGTAGTTTGCGAGCACATATACTTTGGCACCTTTGAAGAGAAACTttaataaatataagaaagagggggagagagagagagagtgggagagagagagagaaagagagagagagaaactcttcATGGCtgttaataaataagaataactTAGATCTCAATAAATATCTTCTCTATATTTCTGTATCTGAAACAGATGCACTGCATCGAGTATCCTTCCTGGTCACTGGTGACCACGCATGACGGGGCTGGGGTGTATgtcatgtgtgtctctctgtgaccGACAGCCCACTGGGGTGTGTGTCATGTGTGTCTGTGACCGACGGCCCACTGGGGTGTGTGTCATGTGTGTCTGTGACCGACGGCCGCAGCTGTCCTGCCCTGGCTCTGCTCGCCCGACTGCTGTGAAGACCACACTCTGGCTTCCTGTCTCCAAGGACGTTTGTTTTCCGTCTATTTGCGAGGGCAGCCTCCTGGGGTTCCCGGCCACCTTCTTCCCACCCCACAGACCGTGTTCGAAATCAGTCCCGACCGTCTGTAGCCGGGGAAACCTCAGGGCCTCCAGGCGCGGACGCAGAGGCTGCTGTCTCCGAGTCTTTGCTCTTCAGGCCGTCTGCTCCTCTCCTTCCCAGGGTGTCTCCGGcggagcgagcgagcgagcgagcgagcgaggaGGAAACCTCCCTGGCTGTCAGCAGGCGACACAGTGACCAGGCGCGGACAACCGCTGACTGCCCGCGGCCTCCCTCCAGATGTGCGGAGCTTCCCGGGGCCTCCGTGGGGGTGGCGGCTGGGATGCTTCAGACGACAGGACGACAGGGTGACAGGGCGGCAGGGACTCTGAGAAGCCCAGCGGCTGCTTCCTCTCGTTCCTGTCCGGGTGTCTGTGGCCGGACCCCTGCAGCAGCCTCTGCCCCCAACGGCTGCCTCGTCCTCGTCCTtgtcctcgtcctcgtcctcgtcctcgtccCCGTCCCCGTTCGTCCCCCGCCGCCTCCTTGGTCCTCGTCTTCCTTCGGGGCAGACGTCTCCTGGGAACCTCGGTCCCCGTCCCTGTCCCGTGGCAGGAATGCAGTGTGCGGCGGCTCAGACACAGCCACACCTCTTGGCGGAATGCTTCCTGAGCGTGTGGTAGACCAGGTTGTCGTCTAGGAAGGACAGGTCGTCGTCGAAAGCCACGGGCCTGCAGCAGGCCCTCCCGACCTTGTCGCCCGCCAGCCTGCTCCTCCTGGAGAGGTTCCTGAGGATGGTGTCGTACACCGTCTCGGAGGCTTCGCAGGAGCCGCTGCAGTACCGGAAGATGAGCTCCTCCTTGGTTTCGTAGCCCAGGCCCAGGTCCGTGACGTTGAGGTGGACGGCGGTCAGCACGCACCCGCGAGCCTTGCCCCTCTGGCCGCGCCGCCCCTTGCCCCTGGGGCTCTCGGCGGCCGGCCGAGTCCGCTCCCGTCTGGGCAGCAGGGCCGTCTGTTTCTCTGGCGACCTTTTCAGTCTCTTGATCGTGGCCTGGATCAAGGCCATGACATCATCGAGCTGGTCGGGGGACTCCTCCGGCATGGTTGCTGTGCGGGGAGAAGACAGGAAAGGGCGCCTGAGAGCACGGCACTGACCCCGCAGGCCAAGGctggcccccacccaccccagcagaACCGCCAGCCGGCAAGTGAGGCGGCCCCGGGCACCCCCAGGGGAAGGGGGCGCTAGAATGGACCCCTGGATGGGCAGGAGGCAGTGCCCAGTGGAAAGACGAAACTGGTGTGCTTTGCAGAAAATCAATCCAGAGAgaccctccttttttccttccttccttccttccttccttccttccttccttccttccttccttcccctctctctctctcgctctctttctctcgctctctctctctctttctttcttcatgtgAATGGCGCCTGTCATTATAGACAAGTCTGTGTGGAGACTGCGGGGCCAGGATGACCTGGGGTCACTTGTCCTGTTTTAGTAGCAGAAGCAGGAAAAGTGGTTCTCATGTGGGGAATCTCTAGGCTGTTTACTGGACGGCGGGTTCCTGGCCCTGTTTGCAGGGGCCCCTGCCACACCTGCTCTGGGGCATCTGTATTTAAACAAGCccggagggctgggtggtggcacacctggttaagtgctcacattgcagtgcacaaggacccaggttcaaccccctggtccccacctgcaggggggaaagcttcacaagtggtgaagcagggctgcaggtgtctctctctctctctctctctatctccccctcctctcaatttctctgtctctatccaataataaattaataaacttaaaaacaaataaacaagtgtTGGAGGGGTCCTGTTGTTGGTGATTTGTGGACCACACTTTAAGATGTTCAGCCTTAGAGGGTGACCAAAGTCATTATACATAGAGTCCTCTGATGTTTCTAGACTACTGAAGACCGTCCCTAGAGCCTCCCAGACTTCAGATCTCCACAGTGGGGTGAAGAGTATCTTGATGGAGAAGGGCTCACAGATTCACCTGTGCCTCAGAAacccctgaacacacacacatacacacacacacacacacaggcacacagacacacacagacacacacacaggcacacacacacagacacacacacacagacacacacacacagacacacacacacagacacacacacacacagacacacacacacacacacacacacacagagacacagacatagagacatacacagagacagacatacccagacacacacacatacagatacacacagaggcacacagaGTCACagcgacacacacacagacacacacatgcagacacacagatacaaacacacagacacacagacacacacagagacagacatacccagacacacacacacacacacagatgcacagacatatagacacacacacacacagatacaaacacacagacacacagacacacacacagaggcacacagagtcacagagacacacagatacacagatacacacacagagagacacacagtcacatgacgacagacagacacacacagacacatagatacacacagaggcacacagaCACATGacgacagacacacacaaacacacagagacacacagtcacatgacgacacacacacacacacacacacacagatacaaacACACAGGCCCACAGACACacgaagacagacagacacatacacgcagacacacacatgGAAACTACAAACCAGTGTCTTTATATAGAGAGGGATTTACCACTCCCGTGAGAGAACACAACGCCAGAAAACTGATGCTGGGCCTTGGAGATAGCCCCGTATGGGGTGCGTGCCTTCCCTGCCTAGACCCTGGGCCCAGTCCTGCTCTGCAAGGCAGCAACACAGGGCAGGGCTTTGGcatctcatgtcttgctctctccaactgtctctctttctcaaaaatataaaacagaaattgggctggggaggctgttgtaaagcaaggatccaggttcgagccctgtcccccccacacactgtaAGAAGGATGcttcagaagcaggtctgcaggtgtctctttttccctccctctttatctccccctcctctctccattccaattccattctctctgtcctgtccaataaaatggaaaaaatggcctccaggagcagcggcttcatagtgccggcaccgagccccggtgataaccctggaggcaaataaataaataataaaggtggCATTTTGAAAtctttaaattattaatttttttaaaatgacaccAAGGTTATCACCGGGGTTAGATGCCTgcacacaaattcactgctttggTGACCAtcgtttcctccctccctccctccctccctccctttttccttcccgaGATAGaaaactgagagcagaggggaagatagctagctagctagctagacagacagacagacagacagacctttcccctgcaggtgggggctggggccttgacttaggttcttgtgcatggtaaggcatgcgtcccaccaggtgtaccactgctggACCTTGAATGGCGGCTCTGACATGTCCCTGCAATGTGCAGGGTGCGGTACCAGAGGTGAACGTCGTCAGGGAGGTGACAGGAGGAGGCAGTGCTGTTTCTGGGTGCGAGCGACCCCGGGCAGGACGCAGGAGCTGGCAGGGCTCCCAGCTGGGGGAAATCTCACTTGAGCAGGTTACTGTGTTCCTGAGAGAGGAAGGCAAGCTGCACTCCTGTAGGCAGGACTCGGCCTTCTCACGCTCACGTCTCTCCCTTTTCAGGAAAACCCGTCTGTTTCAGAGGGCATGTGATTTGGGAAATGTGCCGCAGGTGCTGTGAGCAGGCGTGAATGTTTGCTGAGACCTTGTCTGTCACAGCACAGGGGCACAGCAGGCCCAGTGCACCCCACTGCCTTTGGCGGGAGCCGCCATTAAAACACGGACATGGGGGGCAGGCTGAGTGCTCACACTACAgggtgcaaagacccaggctccagcccctgggccccacctgcaggggcaaagcttcacgagtggtgaaacaggactgcaggtttctctctctctctcctcctaatttctatttctacccaataataaataaaaaataatatattaaaaaaatggatatgggaagggggatggggacagctcacctggcacagcacacacacaccctctctttgaatttttttattatttatttatttattggacagagacagctagaagttgagaggaaagggggagatagggagagaaacacagacacctggatccctgcttcaccactcacaaagctttctccctgtcctagaacccgggtccttgtgcactgtgacaggggtgctcagccaggtgtgccaccgcacgGCCCCAAGCACCCACTGTCCACATTGGAGGACCTGggccaccatgtgggagcaccatgcagagtggaagctttgtgggtggtggtggtgctgtggtACGTCTCCCATCTGTGTCCTTCAGCCTCTAACTAAAAGCCAAAACCCAAACCAAGCAGCCAAACAATAAGCCTGGGGCAGTGTGATCACATAAGCATGAAGCCCAGTGAAAACCTCCAGGACCATAAGCAAATACTCCAGTAGTCAGGCCATAATCCGGGGAGACAGCATACGGATTGTTCAGCAAagtcactttcatgcctgaggctcccaggccccaggttcagccaCCTTAGGACACAGCTGAGCTGGGCTTTGGAAAAATG
Proteins encoded:
- the GDNF gene encoding glial cell line-derived neurotrophic factor — translated: MKPWHVLAASLLLLQAASALPLPAGRRPQDRPADDPAPGAHTTMPEESPDQLDDVMALIQATIKRLKRSPEKQTALLPRRERTRPAAESPRGKGRRGQRGKARGCVLTAVHLNVTDLGLGYETKEELIFRYCSGSCEASETVYDTILRNLSRRSRLAGDKVGRACCRPVAFDDDLSFLDDNLVYHTLRKHSAKRCGCV